In Rhinoraja longicauda isolate Sanriku21f chromosome 27, sRhiLon1.1, whole genome shotgun sequence, one DNA window encodes the following:
- the pigv gene encoding palmitoyltransferase ZDHHC18-A, translating into MAASDLQMVVHFALLSRILAVFFQMVFNSLIPDHNADAFRIPRLHSPTNGDVLMDILFGGFSCWDAQHFLFIAEFGYIYEQNFAFFPLFPVILRAVAETLIGPLQPWLSLHSRLLLASTLLNTVIFVLSAVVLYQLSVAVLQDRRLAALSSLLFCLNPASVFMSAAYSESIFMLLSFSGMLHLEKAQPLTSCTLFALSTAARSNGIINAGFLFHSQLKQCILYLRPELKFTGKDWHKLCLRLILQTALLITAGSVIVLPFALFQYYGYLTFCRSAVNPALTIPPHLLQLAREKGYHLPGKDNAVPSWCHHRYPIIYSYIQDTYWNVGFMRYYQLRQLPNFLLAFPIIALGIWAAKQYVQTDPWYCMHLGLVHKKMKGEREGDGKPLSGFYSHRVFVYVVHATALLTFGVCFMHIQVITRFLASSSPVLYWFSAHLLQDKEPGHLAQDSTTSLYPYIFGIISRKPPTTLLQDWRRCSLTARCVLGYFLLYWFLGLALHCNFLPWT; encoded by the exons ATGGCAGCATCTGACCTCCAAATGGTTGTGCACTTTGCCCTCCTGTCCCGAATCCTGGCCGTCTTTTTCCAG ATGGTGTTTAATTCCCTGATTCCGGATCACAATGCCGATGCATTCCGTATACCCCGATTACACAGCCCAACCAATGGCGATGTTTTGATGGACATTCTGTTTGGTGGCTTCTCTTGTTGGGATGCACAGCACTTCTTGTTTATAGCAGAATTTGGGTACATCTACGAGCAAAACTTTGCTTTCTTCCCACTGTTTCCTGTGATCTTGCGGGCAGTGGCAGAGACACTCATTGGCCCCCTGCAACCGTGGCTTAGTCTTCACAGTCGGCTGCTGCTCGCCTCGACGCTTCTGAACACCGTCATCTTTGTCCTCTCTGCAGTCGTTCTCTACCAGCTAAGTGTCGCTGTGCTTCAGGATCGCAGGCTGGCTGCTCTTTCCAGCCTCCTCTTCTGTCTAAACCCCGCCAGCGTCTTTATGTCAGCCGCCTATTCTGAAAGCATCTTCATGCTGCTGTCCTTCAGTGGAATGCTGCACCTTGAGAAGGCACAGCCTCTGACCAGCTGCACTCTGTTTGCCTTGTCTACAGCAGCTCGATCCAATGGGATTATAAATGCAGGATTTCTGTTTCACTCGCAGCTAAAGCAATGCATTTTGTACTTGAGACCTGAGCTGAAGTTCACAGGAAAAGACTGGCACAAGTTGTGCTTGCGTCTCATCCTCCAAACTGCACTGTTGATAACTGCAGGATCAGTGATCGTTTTGCCCTTTGCACTGTTTCAATATTACGGATACCTGACATTTTGTAGATCAGCTGTGAATCCAGCTTTAACCATCCCTCCACATTTGCTACAGTTGGCCAGGGAAAAGGGCTATCATCTACCAGGCAAAGACAATGCTGTGCCCAGCTGGTGCCATCACCGATACCCCATCATTTATTCCTACATTCAGGATACCTACTGGAATGTGGGCTTCATGAGATATTACCAGCTCCGACAGTTACCCAATTTCCTGCTGGCATTCCCGATTATAGCTTTGGGTATATGGGCAGCCAAGCAGTATGTGCAAACTGATCCCTGGTATTGCATGCACCTGGGCCTGGTCCACAAAAAaatgaagggagagagagaaggggatggGAAACCATTGTCTGGCTTCTACAGTCATCGTGTGTTTGTCTACGTTGTTCATGCAACAGCACTGCTGACATTTGGTGTCTGCTTCATGCACATCCAG GTTATAACCCGGTTCCTGGCTTCCTCCTCTCCAGTCTTATACTGGTTCTCTGCCCACCTGCTCCAGGATAAAGAGCCCGGACATTTGGCACAGGACTCTACTACCTCATTATACCCGTACATATTTGGGATAATTTCCAGAAAACCTCCCACTACTCTGCTGCAGGACTGGCGAAGGTGCAGCCTGACTGCACGATGTGTTCTCGGATATTTCTTACTGTACTGGTTCCTTGGACTTGCTCTGCATTGTAATTTTCTCCCGTGGACCTGA